Proteins encoded within one genomic window of Girardinichthys multiradiatus isolate DD_20200921_A chromosome 21, DD_fGirMul_XY1, whole genome shotgun sequence:
- the bhlhe22 gene encoding class E basic helix-loop-helix protein 22 has product MDRRMNLNGGAAGDIFHKTLSAVSGTKMDPFRASAGMELPPRDRQSPISCFDQVDPDPIQPGGLAGSRGGALGLPTGSLCVKYGESANRTSAAESSGGEQSQDDDSDGRCDMVLLTDVRTAAGGKAEGGGKKTKEQKMLRLNINARERRRMHDLNDALDELRAVIPYAHSPSVRKLSKIATLLLAKNYILMQAQALEEMRRLVAYLNQGQAISAASIPATTALAAPPPGLGAYEQPPGYPFPAGVAAPSCPDKCALFNNAASSLCKQCTDKP; this is encoded by the coding sequence ATGGACCGGAGGATGAACCTGAACGGCGGCGCGGCAGGGGACATTTTTCACAAAACTCTCAGCGCCGTGTCCGGCACAAAGATGGACCCGTTCAGAGCGTCTGCCGGCATGGAACTGCCGCCCAGAGACCGCCAGTCCCCAATTAGCTGCTTCGACCAAGTTGATCCGGACCCAATCCAGCCCGGAGGACTGGCTGGAAGCAGAGGCGGCGCTCTGGGTCTACCGACCGGATCTTTGTGCGTCAAGTACGGAGAGAGCGCCAACAGGACCTCGGCGGCGGAGAGCAGCGGAGGAGAGCAGAGCCAAGACGACGACAGCGACGGACGGTGCGACATGGTCCTCCTGACCGACGTTCGGACAGCTGCCGGGGGGAAAGCTGAAGGAGGAGGTAAGAAAACCAAAGAGCAGAAAATGCTGCGGCTCAACATCAACGCCAGGGAGAGACGGCGGATGCACGACCTGAACGACGCGTTGGATGAACTTCGGGCGGTCATCCCTTACGCGCACAGCCCTTCGGTGCGCAAACTCTCCAAAATCGCCACCCTTCTGCTCGCCAAGAACTACATCCTCATGCAGGCGCAGGCACTGGAGGAGATGAGGAGGCTGGTGGCGTACCTGAACCAGGGCCAGGCAATCTCTGCAGCTTCCATACCGGCGACCACCGCGCTGGCTGCACCTCCACCCGGTCTGGGCGCGTACGAGCAGCCGCCCGGATACCCGTTTCCTGCCGGGGTGGCTGCGCCCTCCTGCCCGGACAAATGTGCCCTGTTCAACAACGCCGCGTCTAGCCTCTGCAAACAGTGCACTGACAAGCCTTAA